In the Lujinxingia vulgaris genome, one interval contains:
- a CDS encoding helix-turn-helix domain-containing protein has translation MARQLDGKQWRRVAQLWNEVHALSGESLEAAWQHANDRLVELVGGVSMGGYAKRRSASGDEVGSAYFSGSGCDLDERLNILRTWFAREDEADVRNDPLTVHLGARKEGCWAVPHRACMTPEQWRSAPTRRLADAMGVGDAITVMVLDFQGAELSFCIDGAMDKRFDYSDAAVLEVASQGLRPLMLRYLRALGMLAGQRPLTFEERELVRLLASDQDDDVIARQLEVSPGALERMSARVYRKLGVANRYALIRLWYGVGESPISEEVATWSHAAPEPTHLTEEALVVARVRRVLAEVLGTPQMHLGDVARRLSMSERNLQRHLRRMGASFRGLLDEVRREQTWEMLNDPSLDFGEIAERLGYEQVSSFNRAVKRWTGKTPGELRNAQLPAADKGDVAAE, from the coding sequence ATGGCAAGGCAGCTAGACGGAAAGCAGTGGCGACGGGTGGCCCAACTCTGGAATGAGGTTCACGCGCTCAGTGGCGAGAGCCTGGAAGCGGCCTGGCAGCACGCCAACGATCGGCTGGTCGAGCTGGTCGGGGGCGTGAGCATGGGAGGCTATGCGAAGCGGCGATCGGCCTCGGGGGATGAGGTGGGCTCGGCGTATTTCAGCGGCTCGGGGTGTGATCTCGATGAGCGGCTGAACATCTTGCGCACCTGGTTTGCCCGTGAAGACGAGGCGGACGTGAGAAACGATCCGCTCACCGTGCATCTGGGTGCCAGAAAGGAAGGGTGCTGGGCGGTGCCCCACCGGGCGTGCATGACGCCTGAGCAGTGGCGAAGCGCGCCGACCCGGCGTCTGGCCGACGCTATGGGGGTGGGCGACGCGATCACGGTGATGGTGTTGGACTTCCAGGGCGCGGAACTCTCGTTCTGCATCGACGGAGCGATGGACAAGCGCTTTGACTACAGCGACGCGGCCGTCCTGGAGGTGGCATCTCAAGGGCTTCGGCCGCTGATGCTTCGCTACCTTCGAGCGTTGGGGATGTTAGCCGGCCAGCGTCCTTTGACTTTCGAGGAGCGGGAGCTGGTGCGTCTTCTTGCCAGCGATCAGGACGATGATGTGATTGCCAGGCAGCTCGAGGTCAGCCCGGGGGCGTTGGAGAGGATGAGCGCGCGGGTGTATCGCAAGCTCGGTGTGGCGAACCGCTACGCTCTGATTCGGCTCTGGTACGGGGTGGGGGAGTCGCCGATCTCGGAGGAGGTTGCGACATGGAGCCACGCAGCGCCGGAGCCAACACACCTCACCGAAGAGGCGCTTGTGGTGGCGCGGGTGCGTCGTGTGCTCGCCGAGGTGTTGGGGACGCCACAGATGCACCTTGGGGATGTGGCGCGGCGTCTGAGTATGAGCGAGCGCAACCTGCAGCGTCATCTGCGGCGGATGGGCGCGTCCTTTCGAGGGCTGCTCGATGAGGTGCGTCGGGAGCAGACGTGGGAGATGTTGAACGATCCGAGCCTGGATTTTGGCGAGATCGCCGAGCGCCTGGGCTACGAGCAGGTCTCGAGTTTTAATCGCGCCGTCAAACGCTGGACGGGCAAGACCCCCGGCGAGCTTCGTAACGCGCAGTTGCCCGCCGCGGATAAGGGCGATGTCGCGGCGGAGTAG
- the dusB gene encoding tRNA dihydrouridine synthase DusB: MGIPFEKLTPKRWGGEVPGPVERPPLDLGHGVVLDPPVVLSPMAAVTSSPFRRVCREMGAGMVATEMVSAVGLIHRAPTAVSMVDLVEGEGPACVQIYGKRPEELAQAAQIAVELGADIVDLNMGCPMKKVVSSGHGAALLRDVGRIREIFEAMSEAVDVPVTGKMRAGWEDTSAVAVAEAMEAGGAAALTIHGRTRSAMYDGHADLGVIAAVKEAVGIPVIGNGDVCDWISARRMFASTGCDAVMVARGALGNPWVFREIAADLRGEAIPEPPSPALKRETLLRHVDLYLERFGEGRTCKEIRKHLLWYYRGTPGELVLRKRLSGIKSAEDIRQAIDAALAANVGQAELRAKSHPRAAEIEGDAARSV; encoded by the coding sequence ATGGGCATTCCTTTTGAAAAATTGACGCCAAAACGCTGGGGCGGTGAGGTGCCGGGGCCGGTGGAGCGCCCCCCGCTCGACCTTGGTCACGGGGTGGTGCTCGACCCTCCCGTGGTGCTCTCACCGATGGCGGCGGTCACCAGCTCGCCCTTTCGCAGGGTGTGCCGGGAGATGGGCGCGGGGATGGTCGCCACCGAGATGGTCAGCGCGGTGGGGCTGATTCATCGCGCGCCCACAGCGGTCTCGATGGTGGATCTGGTGGAGGGGGAGGGGCCGGCCTGTGTGCAGATCTATGGAAAACGCCCCGAAGAGCTCGCGCAGGCCGCGCAGATCGCTGTGGAGCTCGGCGCGGACATCGTCGACTTAAACATGGGCTGCCCCATGAAAAAGGTCGTCTCCAGCGGCCATGGCGCGGCGCTTTTGCGGGATGTGGGGCGGATCCGCGAGATCTTTGAGGCCATGAGTGAGGCGGTCGACGTTCCGGTCACAGGCAAGATGCGCGCCGGCTGGGAGGACACCAGCGCGGTGGCCGTGGCCGAGGCGATGGAGGCCGGCGGCGCCGCCGCGCTGACGATTCACGGTCGCACCCGCTCGGCGATGTACGACGGCCACGCCGACCTGGGCGTGATCGCCGCGGTCAAAGAGGCGGTGGGCATTCCGGTCATTGGAAACGGCGACGTCTGCGACTGGATCAGCGCGCGGCGCATGTTTGCCTCCACCGGCTGTGATGCGGTGATGGTGGCGCGCGGTGCGCTGGGCAATCCCTGGGTCTTTCGCGAGATCGCCGCTGACTTGCGCGGTGAAGCTATCCCCGAGCCGCCCTCGCCGGCGCTCAAGCGCGAGACGCTTTTGCGTCACGTGGATCTTTATCTGGAGCGTTTTGGCGAGGGGCGCACCTGCAAAGAGATCCGCAAACACCTGCTCTGGTATTACCGCGGCACGCCCGGAGAGCTGGTGCTGCGCAAGCGGCTCAGCGGCATCAAGAGCGCGGAGGATATTCGTCAGGCGATCGACGCGGCGCTGGCTGCCAACGTCGGTCAGGCGGAGCTGCGCGCAAAAAGTCACCCGCGCGCCGCGGAGATTGAAGGCGATGCGGCACGATCCGTGTGA
- a CDS encoding ATP-binding protein, translating into MSRPLSLLVYGPCPELDAHRLGVEVVRADAVDARSSLELNLKQQRVALIDGSLPEALDHIKLLRTLAPGCATLLIAEAGDHRRVLDALELGLTDFLVRSGEAATDRVLVEHLLKRSFNTCHIRQRLHDGERRFWTLFDSAPLGMQILGLQGQCEHANTALQELLGYSLDELRRTALDELMAEEDADLWRALIEELRQSQRDLYSLELRLKHRDGELRYTRFTLAVMREESGDPSHILAMVADLTDKKRIQQNLQHADKMQAMGRLAGGVAHDFNNLLTIIGSHCYIMRDALSDPPRVETSIEAILSASERGGALTRQLLTFGRRHVRESSVLDLNELLEEMRMVLQSLFGSSVHLSQNLATDLHDIVADRSQIEQVIMNLAINARDAMPQGGRFSVRTANLEVTRDDRHPGLPRELRPGHYATIIISDSGHGMPPEIKNQIFEPFFTTKALGQGTGLGLSTVYGVVTQDGGHISVESVPDQGTTFTIYLPAARQESTTPARLRRARRATPIPGDETILLVEDDDALRQPIRMLLERKGYHVLEAANAEEALELSRTYGGPIDLLLSDVIMPGLDGLALSRRITSTRPETAVLLMSGYTADALLATETGDLPRLLQKPFGMDTLTHAIRALLSAP; encoded by the coding sequence TTGAGCCGTCCACTAAGCCTGCTGGTCTACGGACCTTGCCCCGAGCTTGATGCCCACCGCCTGGGCGTGGAGGTGGTGCGCGCCGACGCCGTCGACGCGCGCAGCTCCCTGGAGCTCAACCTCAAGCAGCAGCGCGTCGCCTTGATCGACGGCAGCCTCCCCGAAGCGCTGGACCATATCAAGCTCCTTCGCACACTTGCCCCGGGCTGCGCCACCCTGCTGATCGCCGAGGCCGGCGACCACCGCCGGGTGCTCGACGCTCTGGAGCTGGGGCTGACCGACTTCCTGGTGCGCAGCGGTGAGGCCGCGACCGACCGCGTCCTGGTAGAACATCTGCTCAAACGCTCCTTCAACACCTGCCACATCCGCCAACGCCTCCACGATGGCGAGCGACGCTTCTGGACCCTCTTCGACTCCGCCCCGCTGGGAATGCAGATCCTGGGACTTCAGGGCCAGTGCGAGCACGCCAACACCGCGCTTCAAGAACTTCTGGGCTACAGCCTCGACGAGCTCCGACGCACAGCCCTGGACGAGCTGATGGCCGAGGAGGACGCCGACCTCTGGCGCGCGCTGATCGAGGAGCTTCGCCAGAGCCAGCGCGATCTTTATAGCCTGGAGCTCCGCCTGAAACACCGCGATGGCGAGCTCCGCTACACCCGCTTCACCCTGGCCGTGATGCGCGAGGAAAGTGGCGATCCCTCGCATATCCTGGCGATGGTCGCCGACCTCACCGACAAAAAGCGCATCCAGCAAAACCTCCAACACGCCGACAAAATGCAGGCCATGGGCCGACTCGCCGGCGGGGTTGCCCACGACTTCAACAACCTGCTCACCATCATCGGCAGCCACTGCTACATCATGCGCGACGCGCTCAGCGATCCGCCACGCGTCGAAACCAGCATTGAGGCCATTCTGAGCGCCAGCGAGCGGGGCGGCGCGCTGACCCGCCAGCTTCTGACCTTCGGGCGACGCCACGTGCGCGAGTCCAGCGTGCTCGACCTCAACGAGCTCCTCGAAGAGATGCGCATGGTCCTGCAAAGCCTCTTCGGCTCCAGCGTTCATCTCTCACAAAACCTGGCCACCGATCTTCATGACATCGTCGCCGACCGCAGCCAGATCGAGCAGGTCATCATGAACCTGGCCATCAACGCTCGTGACGCCATGCCTCAGGGCGGCCGCTTCAGCGTGCGTACCGCCAACCTCGAGGTCACCCGAGACGACCGGCATCCCGGGCTTCCCCGCGAACTTCGCCCCGGGCACTACGCCACGATCATCATCAGCGACTCCGGCCACGGGATGCCCCCCGAGATCAAAAACCAGATCTTCGAGCCCTTCTTCACCACCAAGGCGCTCGGGCAGGGCACCGGACTGGGGCTCTCCACCGTTTACGGCGTCGTCACCCAGGACGGCGGCCATATCAGCGTGGAGAGTGTCCCCGACCAGGGCACCACCTTCACCATCTACCTGCCCGCCGCCCGCCAGGAGTCCACCACCCCGGCCCGCCTGCGACGCGCACGCCGCGCCACCCCCATCCCCGGCGATGAGACGATCCTGCTGGTCGAAGACGACGACGCACTTCGCCAGCCCATCCGCATGCTGCTGGAGCGCAAGGGCTACCACGTGCTCGAAGCTGCCAACGCCGAAGAGGCTCTGGAGCTCAGCCGCACCTATGGCGGCCCCATCGATCTTCTCTTAAGCGACGTGATCATGCCCGGCCTCGACGGGCTGGCCCTCTCCAGGCGCATCACCTCCACCCGCCCCGAGACCGCTGTCCTCTTAATGAGCGGATACACCGCCGACGCTCTGCTCGCCACCGAGACCGGTGATCTCCCTCGCCTCCTCCAGAAACCCTTCGGCATGGACACGCTCACCCACGCCATTCGCGCCCTCTTGAGCGCCCCCTGA